A region from the Variovorax sp. V93 genome encodes:
- a CDS encoding TolC family outer membrane protein, translating to MKVKKHLLAFAAAAGLLCGPAWSLDLSQAYGEALAQDSTIRAVRAATDARRERLPQARAQLLPNLSASVSRYRNWLERTSPDASGQLVTANLRYTSSSEALTLRQPLFRMYQMADYRQAQAQVDDAEATLERETQNVGVRVSGAYFEALLAEEHLALVLAQKTAYTTQFDAAQKRLGAGFGTRTDIDEARAALDLNLAQELEARQNLDFTRRQIQSLVNRPIDRLAPLDSSRMRLVRPSPDRLEDWVEQAEINSPELQSLAAQVEAARYELEKAQAGHYPTLDAIAQWSRNDSDTINNIKTRYSNKSIGLQLSIPLYSGGHVSSTVRQAIAGQQRAEEALEALRRDLGVRLHREFRGVTEGVLRVRALEQAVRSAEQVVISNRRSFEAGSRTLPDVLNAEQQKVSAQRDLAQARFVYLMSRIRLQALAGGAKAEVIDEINGWLVR from the coding sequence ATGAAGGTGAAGAAGCACCTGCTGGCGTTCGCTGCTGCCGCCGGCCTTCTCTGCGGGCCGGCCTGGTCGCTCGACTTGTCGCAGGCCTATGGGGAAGCACTGGCACAGGACTCGACGATCCGCGCGGTTCGGGCGGCCACGGACGCCCGGCGCGAACGCCTGCCGCAGGCCCGCGCGCAACTGCTTCCCAATTTGTCGGCGAGCGTCTCGCGCTACCGGAACTGGCTGGAAAGAACGTCGCCGGATGCCTCCGGGCAACTCGTCACGGCCAACCTGCGCTACACCAGCAGCAGCGAGGCGCTGACCTTGAGGCAACCCCTCTTCCGCATGTACCAGATGGCCGACTACCGCCAGGCGCAGGCCCAGGTCGACGATGCCGAGGCAACGCTCGAACGCGAAACGCAGAACGTCGGCGTTCGGGTGAGCGGCGCCTATTTCGAGGCGCTCCTGGCCGAGGAACATCTTGCGCTGGTGCTGGCGCAAAAGACCGCCTACACGACCCAGTTCGATGCCGCGCAGAAGCGGCTTGGCGCAGGGTTCGGCACGCGCACCGACATCGACGAAGCACGTGCGGCGCTGGACCTCAACCTGGCGCAGGAACTCGAGGCACGCCAGAACCTGGACTTCACGCGCAGGCAGATCCAGAGCCTGGTCAATCGCCCTATCGACAGGCTGGCGCCGCTGGATTCGTCCAGGATGCGGCTCGTTCGGCCGTCGCCCGACAGGCTGGAAGACTGGGTCGAACAGGCCGAGATCAACAGCCCGGAACTCCAGTCGCTCGCCGCGCAGGTGGAAGCGGCCAGATACGAGTTGGAGAAGGCACAAGCCGGCCACTACCCGACCCTGGACGCCATTGCCCAGTGGTCCCGCAACGACAGCGACACGATCAACAACATCAAGACCCGCTACAGCAACAAGTCCATCGGCTTGCAGCTCAGCATTCCTCTTTATTCGGGCGGCCATGTGAGTTCGACCGTGAGGCAGGCAATCGCAGGGCAGCAGCGTGCAGAAGAGGCGCTCGAGGCCCTGCGCCGCGACCTGGGGGTACGGCTGCATCGGGAGTTCCGCGGCGTGACGGAAGGCGTATTGAGGGTCAGGGCCCTCGAACAGGCGGTGCGTTCCGCAGAGCAGGTCGTCATCTCGAATCGCCGCTCGTTCGAGGCCGGCAGCCGCACCTTGCCCGACGTGCTGAACGCAGAGCAGCAGAAGGTCTCCGCCCAGCGTGACCTGGCGCAGGCCCGCTTCGTCTACCTGATGTCGCGGATACGCTTGCAGGCGCT